In one window of Nicotiana tabacum cultivar K326 chromosome 12, ASM71507v2, whole genome shotgun sequence DNA:
- the LOC107769539 gene encoding F-box/LRR-repeat protein At3g26922 isoform X1 yields the protein MAKRLQLSNNFALKKCSKRICTAEDRISQLPDEILVHILSFLSVKEAADTSVLSKRWLPLWRYISRLNFDATKPLYEVLLDHKLRKRHMKKYVRWVNHTLQRCKAQRLDQFRVCFDLNKFAQHEIDKWLEFAFARQVQRLELDLLKGGENLRLFDYCYTFPAQLLDLNHYAGQTHSNYVNKFPPLWNNFNSVKVLLLKSVKVTGEVLEFFLHNCPFLEEMVVRGAATLVNLEVVGPSLKLKHLGIWSCPDLESLKIRDTNLVTLGTSAGHKLLLSNVPMLIEVDIMDATRILDDILAPVSCVFSQLKVLKITANLGLVYLGHHKFPELTKLKKFVVNVHILEDMSVLGCIHVIGAAPLLEEFELKLKWIEPMRSKRECRKAARCPLHHLKVLRLCGYYGRTSELELVRYFLENAIALEKIIVDFGLNMSQVSL from the exons ATGGCGAAAAGACTGCAGCTTTCCAATAATTTTGCTCTAAAGAAG TGTTCAAAACGAATTTGCACTGCAGAGGATCGCATTAGTCAGTTGCCTGATGAGATTCTGGTACATATACTGTCTTTCCTTAGCGTTAAGGAAGCAGCAGACACCAGTGTCCTCTCCAAGCGTTGGTTACCCTTGTGGAGATATATTTCTCGGCTTAATTTTGATGCTACCAAACCATTATACGAAGTATTACTGGATCACAAGCTTCGGAAAAGGCACATGAAGAAGTATGTGAGGTGGGTGAACCATACTTTGCAGAGGTGTAAAGCTCAGAGATTAGACCAATTTCGTGTTTGTTTCGATTTAAACAAATTCGCCCAGCATGAGATTGACAAGTGGCTTGAGTTTGCCTTTGCTAGGCAAGTTCAAAGGCTAGAGTTAGACTTGTTAAAAGGTGGGGAGAACCTTCGACTTTTTGATTATTGTTATACTTTTCCGGCCCAACTCCTTGATCTCAATCATTATGCTGGTCAAACTCATTCGAACTATGTCAACAAGTTCCCACCACTTTGGAATAATTTTAACTCTGTAAAAGTACTGTTATTGAAGTCCGTAAAAGTGACAGGCGAAGTTCTTGAGTTCTTCCTGCACAATTGTCCATTTCTTGAAGAAATGGTGGTTCGTGGAGCGGCAACGCTGGTTAATTTGGAAGTTGTTGGTCCTTCCCTCAAGTTGAAACACTTGGGGATATGGTCCTGCCCCGATTTAGAATCACTTAAAATTCGTGATACAAACCTTGTAACGCTTGGGACTTCAGCAGGACACAAATTATTACTTTCGAATGTTCCTATGCTGATTGAGGTAGACATTATGGACGCCACACGTATTTTGGATGATATATTGGCTCCGGTTTCCTGTGTTTTCTCTCAGCTGAAGGTCCTCAAAATAACTGCTAATTTAGGATTG GTATATTTGGGGCATCACAAGTTTCCTGAACTCACCAAGCTCAAGAAATTTGTGGTAAATGTGCATATACTGGAAGACATGAGTGTCTTAGGTTGCATACATGTGATAGGCGCTGCTCCACTGTTGGAGGAATTTGAGTTGAAG TTGAAGTGGATAGAACCCATGAGATCAAAAAGAGAGTGTAGGAAGGCCGCAAGATGTCCCCTCCATCACCTCAAAGTGCTCAGGCTGTGCGGATATTATGGACGTACCAGTGAACTTGAACTCGTTAGGTACTTTTTGGAAAATGCTATTGCACTCGAGAAAATCATTGTTGATTTCGGGCTCAACATGTCTCAAGTGTCCCTTTGA
- the LOC107769539 gene encoding F-box/LRR-repeat protein At3g26922 isoform X2: protein MAKRLQLSNNFALKKCSKRICTAEDRISQLPDEILVHILSFLSVKEAADTSVLSKRWLPLWRYISRLNFDATKPLYEVLLDHKLRKRHMKKYVRWVNHTLQRCKAQRLDQFRVCFDLNKFAQHEIDKWLEFAFARQVQRLELDLLKGGENLRLFDYCYTFPAQLLDLNHYAGQTHSNYVNKFPPLWNNFNSVKVLLLKSVKVTGEVLEFFLHNCPFLEEMVVRGAATLVNLEVVGPSLKLKHLGIWSCPDLESLKIRDTNLVTLGTSAGHKLLLSNVPMLIEVDIMDATRILDDILAPVSCVFSQLKVYLGHHKFPELTKLKKFVVNVHILEDMSVLGCIHVIGAAPLLEEFELKLKWIEPMRSKRECRKAARCPLHHLKVLRLCGYYGRTSELELVRYFLENAIALEKIIVDFGLNMSQVSL from the exons ATGGCGAAAAGACTGCAGCTTTCCAATAATTTTGCTCTAAAGAAG TGTTCAAAACGAATTTGCACTGCAGAGGATCGCATTAGTCAGTTGCCTGATGAGATTCTGGTACATATACTGTCTTTCCTTAGCGTTAAGGAAGCAGCAGACACCAGTGTCCTCTCCAAGCGTTGGTTACCCTTGTGGAGATATATTTCTCGGCTTAATTTTGATGCTACCAAACCATTATACGAAGTATTACTGGATCACAAGCTTCGGAAAAGGCACATGAAGAAGTATGTGAGGTGGGTGAACCATACTTTGCAGAGGTGTAAAGCTCAGAGATTAGACCAATTTCGTGTTTGTTTCGATTTAAACAAATTCGCCCAGCATGAGATTGACAAGTGGCTTGAGTTTGCCTTTGCTAGGCAAGTTCAAAGGCTAGAGTTAGACTTGTTAAAAGGTGGGGAGAACCTTCGACTTTTTGATTATTGTTATACTTTTCCGGCCCAACTCCTTGATCTCAATCATTATGCTGGTCAAACTCATTCGAACTATGTCAACAAGTTCCCACCACTTTGGAATAATTTTAACTCTGTAAAAGTACTGTTATTGAAGTCCGTAAAAGTGACAGGCGAAGTTCTTGAGTTCTTCCTGCACAATTGTCCATTTCTTGAAGAAATGGTGGTTCGTGGAGCGGCAACGCTGGTTAATTTGGAAGTTGTTGGTCCTTCCCTCAAGTTGAAACACTTGGGGATATGGTCCTGCCCCGATTTAGAATCACTTAAAATTCGTGATACAAACCTTGTAACGCTTGGGACTTCAGCAGGACACAAATTATTACTTTCGAATGTTCCTATGCTGATTGAGGTAGACATTATGGACGCCACACGTATTTTGGATGATATATTGGCTCCGGTTTCCTGTGTTTTCTCTCAGCTGAAG GTATATTTGGGGCATCACAAGTTTCCTGAACTCACCAAGCTCAAGAAATTTGTGGTAAATGTGCATATACTGGAAGACATGAGTGTCTTAGGTTGCATACATGTGATAGGCGCTGCTCCACTGTTGGAGGAATTTGAGTTGAAG TTGAAGTGGATAGAACCCATGAGATCAAAAAGAGAGTGTAGGAAGGCCGCAAGATGTCCCCTCCATCACCTCAAAGTGCTCAGGCTGTGCGGATATTATGGACGTACCAGTGAACTTGAACTCGTTAGGTACTTTTTGGAAAATGCTATTGCACTCGAGAAAATCATTGTTGATTTCGGGCTCAACATGTCTCAAGTGTCCCTTTGA